A single region of the Verrucomicrobiales bacterium genome encodes:
- a CDS encoding HAD family phosphatase, whose protein sequence is MSDHPNFQAIIFDMDGVIVDSEPLHEKAFMQTFDELGYAQTHGIHFADYLGRSDRAVWEAFIAKHQPSQTFDELTDLKESRLIGMLHERKPLFAPVPNLIRDLAARYPLALASGSVHRVISAVLEIGNLRHFFGPVVSAQDVAHGKPSPDIFLRAAHLLGVPPESCCVIEDTVAGVTAGRAAGMHVIAITNTYPASALHQAHQIVESYDPIARFLLRD, encoded by the coding sequence ATGTCTGACCACCCGAACTTCCAAGCCATCATTTTCGACATGGATGGCGTGATCGTCGACAGCGAACCCCTGCATGAAAAGGCCTTCATGCAGACATTCGACGAGTTGGGCTATGCCCAAACCCACGGCATTCATTTCGCCGACTACCTCGGCCGGTCCGATCGCGCTGTCTGGGAAGCCTTCATCGCCAAGCACCAGCCTTCGCAAACGTTCGACGAACTTACCGACCTGAAGGAAAGCCGCCTGATCGGGATGCTGCACGAACGCAAACCCTTGTTCGCTCCCGTTCCAAACCTCATCCGCGATCTGGCCGCCCGCTATCCCCTCGCTCTGGCATCAGGATCGGTGCATCGGGTTATCAGCGCAGTGCTGGAGATCGGCAATCTTCGACATTTCTTTGGCCCCGTGGTCAGCGCGCAGGACGTAGCTCACGGCAAGCCCTCTCCTGATATCTTCCTGCGGGCAGCACACTTGCTGGGGGTCCCCCCCGAATCGTGCTGTGTGATCGAGGACACCGTCGCCGGCGTTACTGCCGGACGAGCGGCCGGCATGCATGTCATCGCCATCACCAACACCTACCCCGCATCCGCGCTTCACCAGGCTCACCAGATCGTTGAATCCTATGACCCGATCGCCCGATTCCTCCTCCGCGACTAG